One genomic segment of Chelonia mydas isolate rCheMyd1 chromosome 1, rCheMyd1.pri.v2, whole genome shotgun sequence includes these proteins:
- the LOC102938779 gene encoding olfactory receptor 5V1, with translation MKQENQTQVTEFIFLGFSSLPHGQAFLFLVFLAIYLVTLVQNSMIFTLIQLDSHLHSPMYFFLSHLSCLDICFSSVTVPKILLNFLREQETISYCECMAQMFFLMSCAGAECALLAVMAYDRYAAICNPLRYTDIMSRRVCFPLAMGSWLWGLLDSAIHTFMASSLSFCGTNQLPHLFCDVPPLLKIACSDTYVNEVTLHLASIFVGLSPFLLIVISYLYILAAILRIRSNTGRRKAFSTCAAHLIVVTIYFGMANLNYNRPSAGYSMGVDTLVSTLYCIVTPMLNPLIYSLRNQEVKGALRKALGSPRREYSSPGRQ, from the coding sequence ATGAAACAGGAGAATCAGACACAGGTGACAGAGTTCATCTTCCTGGGCTTCTCCAGCCTTCCCCATGGCCAGGCCTTCCTCTTCCTGGTATTCCTGGCGATCTACCTCGTCACCCTGGTGCAGAATTCCATGATATTCACCCTCATCCAGCTGGATTCCCATCTTCACAGCCCCATGTACTTTTTCCTCAGCCACTTATCCTGCTTGGATATTTGCTTCTCATCAGTCACAGTCCCCAAGATCCTGCTGAACTTCCTGCGTGAGCAGGAAACCATCTCCTACTGCGAGTGCATGGCCCAGATGTTCTTCCTGATGTCATGCGCGGGAGCCGAGTGCGCACTCCTAGCCGTCATGGCCTATGACCGGTACGCAGCCATCTGCAACCCCCTGCGCTACACTGACATCATGAGCCGGAGGGTGTGCTTCCCACTCGCCATGGGGTCCTGGCTCTGGGGTCTCCTGGACTCAGCCATACACACCTTCATGGCCTCCAGCTTATCCTTCTGTGGCACCAATCAGCTTCCCCACCTCTTCTGTGATGTCCCTCCCCTGCTGAAGATCGCCTGCAGTGACACCTATGTCAATGAGGTCACACTCCATCTGGCTAGTATCTTCGTGGGCCTGAGCCCATTTCTGCTCATCGTCATCTCCTACCTCTACATCCTGGCAGCCATCCTCAGGATCCGCTCCAACACAGGAAGGCGCAAGGCCTTCTCCACCTGCGCCGCACACCTCATCGTGGTCACCATATACTTTGGGATGGCCAACCTCAACTACAATCGCCCCAGTGCAGGCTACTCCATGGGGGTGGACACCCTGGTCTCCACGCTGTACTGCATCGTCACCCCCATGCTGaaccccctcatctacagcctcCGCAACCAGGAAGTGAAGGGGGCCCTGAGGAAGGCTCTAGGGAGCCCGAGGAGGGAATATTCTTCCCCAGGCAGGCAGTGA